ACGTCGCCGGCGGCGCCCCATATATTCTGCCCGAGCACGCCGGCGCCGCTTCCAACTTCGCTGCCGCCGACGATGAACTGGACGTTCGGGATATCGAGACCGGCAAGCGTGAAGCGCTTCACCTTGGTCAGCGAGATCGCGACATCGCCGTTGATCCCGCGCATCGTCACCCCCAGCGTACTGCCGACCGGAAGCCCCAAGCTGGCGGCGCTGCCCGGCGAGATGACGCTGAAGAAAGCGCCGCTGTCCGCAAGAAAGCGGGCGCTGGTGCCGTTGATCCCGACGCTCACCATCGGCCGGAGATCGTCCATCGTGACGGGCAGGTCGGCGACCTCGCCGATCGAGCATTTCACGGCTGCCGCAGCGGGATTCGCGACGACAGCGGGCACGACGAGCAGCACCCCGATCCAGGCCAGATAATGCACGGTCCCTCCGCTCTCTTCGAAGCGGAGGCAACCATAGTCCGCTGGCGCGCTCGCCGACCAGCGATATCCTATTTGAGGAGGACGAGCTCCTCCGCCATCGTCGGGTGCAGCGCCACGGTGTCGTCGAACTGCGCCTTGGTGAGCCCCGCCTTCACCGCGACCGCCGCCGCCTGGAGGATTTCCGGGGCATCCGGCCCGATCATGTGGAGGCCGAGCACCCGGCCGGTCGTATCGTCCACCACCATCTTGTAGAGCGACCGCTCGTTGCGGTTGGCCAGCACATTCTTCATCGGCCGAAAGTCCGACGAATAGACCTTCACGGTGCCATATTTGTTCTTCGCCTGCGCCTCGGTGAGGCCGACGGCGGCGATCGGCGGGTGGCTGAACACCGCCGACGGGATGCAGTCATAATCGACCCGGCGCGGATTGTTGCCGAACTGGGTATCGGCGAAGGCATGGCCCTCGCGGATTGCGACCGGCGTCAGCTGAACCCGATCGGTGACGTCGCCGACCGCGAAGATCGACGGCACCGCCGTGCGACTGTCCTCATCGACCTTGACCGCACCCTGCTCGCTGACCTCGACACCCAGCGCCTCCAGGCCCAGCCCCTCGCTGTTGGGACGGCGGCCGGTGGCGAACATCAGGCAATCGGCAACGATCGGCTCATGGCCTGCGGCATGGATGAGCAGCGTGCCATCCGCCTGCTTCTCCACCTTCTCGAAGGCGGCATTGAAGCGGAAATCGATCCCCTTCTTGATCGAGATCTGGAGCAACCGGTCGCGCACGCTCTCGTCATAGTGGCGCAGGATGTCGCCACCGCGGTTCACCACCGTCACATGCGCGCCGAACTCGTTGAAGATGCCGGCGAACTCGTTGGCGATATAGCCGCCGC
This genomic window from Sphingomonas abietis contains:
- the gor gene encoding glutathione-disulfide reductase — encoded protein: MSDHDFDLFVIGGGSGGVRAARISAAHGARVAMAEEYRIGGTCVIRGCVPKKLLIYGAHFAEDLKDAKRFGWQVPDCDFDWAVLRDNVLADVDRLEGLYQNTLDSHGVETFRQRATVVGPHEVELADGTRKTARIILIATGARPSIPVCEGAEYGITSNEAFHLDAIPKRIVIGGGGYIANEFAGIFNEFGAHVTVVNRGGDILRHYDESVRDRLLQISIKKGIDFRFNAAFEKVEKQADGTLLIHAAGHEPIVADCLMFATGRRPNSEGLGLEALGVEVSEQGAVKVDEDSRTAVPSIFAVGDVTDRVQLTPVAIREGHAFADTQFGNNPRRVDYDCIPSAVFSHPPIAAVGLTEAQAKNKYGTVKVYSSDFRPMKNVLANRNERSLYKMVVDDTTGRVLGLHMIGPDAPEILQAAAVAVKAGLTKAQFDDTVALHPTMAEELVLLK